From Cecembia calidifontis, one genomic window encodes:
- a CDS encoding transposase, which yields MTKTVREFNRYSISFKKQVVEELENGSSYSYLQKKYDIRGAETIQRWVRSFGRDHLLNKRVRIETMDEKRRLKELEEENKRLKLALADSIVANKMLETLIDVANDEYKTDLKKNFGNGLFQKGLKK from the coding sequence ATGACAAAAACGGTTCGGGAATTTAACAGGTACAGTATTAGCTTCAAGAAGCAAGTAGTAGAGGAGCTGGAAAATGGAAGTTCCTATTCTTATCTTCAAAAGAAGTATGATATTAGAGGAGCGGAGACGATCCAGAGGTGGGTCAGGTCCTTTGGCAGGGATCATTTGTTGAACAAAAGGGTTAGAATAGAGACTATGGATGAGAAGAGAAGACTTAAGGAACTGGAAGAGGAGAACAAGAGGTTAAAACTTGCCTTGGCCGATTCGATAGTTGCCAACAAGATGCTTGAGACGCTGATAGATGTTGCAAATGATGAATACAAGACGGATTTAAAAAAAAACTTTGGCAACGGACTGTTTCAAAAAGGCCTGAAGAAGTGA
- a CDS encoding ABC transporter permease, with protein MWKNYFKISFRNLKKRKLYTGINVLGLSIAIVSFLAISLYIYHEWSFDRMYTDYQRIYKFNQEFVSNGETQTVQSTPSMLVPVLLEEFEEVETATLVFDLSMFSSVVVEGDDLLVEEDRFAFVDERFFEVFDFELLAGSIEKVLTEPNQLVLPFSTASRYYGNAIDALGKSLKVDGAEYVVTGVMEDFPSNSHLDFDLLGSFKTHRHGRNPEWMPSNYLSYAKLKSGIDHALFQEKISQMVEKYFGEMQRSYGFKTAFHYQPVSSIHLGNSAPNGIKPAVDVKNLYIFGLIALLLILIGVINYINLATAEATERNKEVGMRKILGANRKQLFGQFVSESFLLTLSAIIFSITLLYFLNPFFENLSGVGLQLDLIFTPIGMLFLSILLLGIGFLSGFYPSLILSRMEPLKALGKQTKIGGGAWLRKSLVVFQFFVSISLLIATLIVHRQLQYMQEVNLGYEREELIAMGYHYRMGKSIDSFQNELMRQGLVQSASLAADMPIFIKAGYRIFPGGDNQKEIMITGYSGDHSIVQTLGLNLLAGNDFVESDLSRSQASESNIHNYCMLNEAAVAELGWTPQQAIGKKVDFGGGLSEVKAVIGNFYFNSLHHQVGPLAIFIDPDNANVILARLPKGIPAYFLTEIEKNWTALFPDRPFTYKFVDQEYASMYRAEERIGTIFSLFAGIAVFIACMGLFGLVSYVALRRTREISIRKVLGAGTSDVLKMLSADFFALLLVSALLAVSFGIWFSGNWLSDFAYKTTVPAWIYIVAIALVFLISMLTVGYRTMKVFAQNPVSNLKED; from the coding sequence ATGTGGAAAAACTATTTTAAAATTTCTTTTAGAAATCTTAAAAAGCGAAAGCTTTACACAGGGATCAATGTACTGGGCTTAAGTATTGCCATTGTCAGTTTTTTGGCCATTTCCCTCTACATTTATCATGAATGGTCTTTTGACCGCATGTACACGGATTACCAAAGGATCTATAAGTTCAACCAAGAATTTGTTTCCAATGGAGAGACCCAGACTGTACAATCTACACCTTCAATGCTTGTTCCTGTGTTATTGGAGGAATTTGAAGAAGTAGAAACGGCCACTTTGGTCTTTGACCTGAGTATGTTTTCATCTGTAGTGGTGGAAGGGGATGATCTCTTGGTGGAGGAAGACCGCTTTGCTTTTGTGGATGAGCGCTTTTTTGAAGTTTTTGATTTTGAACTGCTCGCAGGAAGTATAGAAAAAGTTTTAACGGAACCCAATCAATTGGTGCTGCCTTTTAGCACTGCCTCCAGATATTATGGTAATGCAATTGATGCTTTGGGAAAAAGCTTGAAGGTGGATGGAGCTGAATATGTGGTTACCGGAGTGATGGAGGACTTTCCATCCAATAGTCATTTGGATTTTGATCTTTTGGGATCATTCAAAACCCACAGGCATGGGAGAAATCCGGAATGGATGCCATCAAATTACCTTTCTTATGCCAAGTTGAAATCCGGAATTGACCACGCACTTTTCCAGGAGAAAATCAGCCAAATGGTAGAGAAGTATTTTGGTGAAATGCAAAGAAGTTATGGTTTTAAGACAGCTTTTCACTATCAACCGGTGTCCAGCATACACTTGGGGAATTCCGCTCCCAACGGTATAAAACCAGCTGTTGATGTGAAAAACTTATATATTTTTGGACTGATTGCATTGTTATTGATTTTAATAGGTGTAATCAATTATATCAACCTAGCTACAGCTGAGGCCACTGAGAGGAATAAGGAAGTGGGTATGCGAAAAATACTTGGGGCAAACAGAAAACAATTGTTTGGTCAGTTTGTCTCGGAGTCCTTCCTACTTACCCTCTCTGCAATAATCTTTTCGATTACTTTGTTATATTTCTTAAATCCATTTTTTGAAAATCTTTCGGGGGTGGGCCTACAACTGGATCTGATTTTCACACCCATCGGAATGTTGTTTTTATCTATCCTTTTGCTAGGCATAGGTTTTCTGTCCGGTTTTTACCCTTCTTTGATTCTTTCGCGCATGGAACCCCTCAAAGCCCTTGGTAAACAGACAAAAATTGGGGGAGGAGCTTGGTTAAGGAAGTCCTTGGTAGTTTTTCAGTTTTTTGTTTCCATTTCTCTTTTGATTGCCACCCTGATTGTCCATAGACAGTTGCAGTATATGCAGGAAGTCAATTTAGGCTATGAAAGAGAAGAACTTATTGCCATGGGCTACCATTACCGGATGGGCAAGTCAATAGATAGTTTTCAGAATGAACTTATGCGTCAGGGCTTGGTTCAATCAGCAAGTCTTGCGGCAGACATGCCCATATTCATCAAGGCAGGTTACAGGATCTTCCCAGGGGGAGACAACCAGAAAGAGATCATGATCACAGGATATTCAGGTGACCATAGCATTGTTCAGACTTTAGGGTTAAACCTGCTTGCAGGCAATGATTTTGTTGAATCGGATCTATCGAGAAGCCAGGCTTCTGAATCCAATATCCATAACTATTGCATGCTCAATGAGGCTGCTGTTGCAGAATTGGGCTGGACCCCACAGCAAGCCATAGGGAAAAAAGTGGATTTTGGAGGGGGACTTTCTGAAGTCAAAGCCGTCATCGGTAATTTCTATTTTAATTCTTTGCACCATCAGGTGGGACCTTTGGCCATTTTCATTGATCCGGATAATGCGAATGTAATATTGGCCAGGTTACCTAAAGGCATTCCAGCATATTTTCTAACTGAAATTGAAAAGAACTGGACTGCATTATTTCCTGATAGGCCATTTACCTACAAGTTTGTAGATCAGGAATATGCCAGCATGTACAGGGCAGAAGAAAGGATAGGAACGATATTTTCCTTATTTGCCGGGATTGCAGTGTTTATAGCCTGCATGGGATTATTCGGTTTGGTCTCTTATGTAGCCTTGCGAAGGACAAGGGAGATATCCATCAGAAAGGTGCTGGGTGCAGGGACAAGTGATGTTTTGAAGATGCTTTCTGCGGACTTCTTTGCCTTGCTGCTTGTTTCAGCTCTCTTGGCTGTAAGTTTTGGAATATGGTTTTCTGGGAACTGGCTGTCAGATTTTGCCTATAAAACAACTGTTCCTGCCTGGATTTATATTGTTGCTATTGCCTTGGTGTTCCTTATTTCAATGCTGACTGTGGGTTACCGGACCATGAAGGTGTTTGCCCAGAACCCTGTTAGCAATCTGAAGGAGGACTGA
- a CDS encoding response regulator, translating to MERNYPIAIVLVDDDESVNYINKIVIRHFGFDGDVIPFDDSELAFDYLTGITSDFLPKLDPNARYLVFLDLNMPNFNGWHFLNRYLTLHESKRKHFKFVVLTNSTDPQDKMQALQYADVIGFARKPLTINMFKDIMEMFAVGKRIG from the coding sequence TTGGAAAGGAACTATCCCATAGCGATTGTTTTAGTGGATGACGATGAATCCGTCAACTACATCAATAAGATCGTTATCCGTCATTTTGGATTTGATGGAGATGTTATTCCCTTTGATGATTCTGAATTGGCCTTTGATTACCTGACCGGAATTACCAGCGATTTTCTTCCAAAACTGGACCCTAATGCCAGGTATTTGGTTTTTTTGGATCTGAATATGCCCAATTTCAACGGCTGGCACTTTTTGAACAGGTACCTTACCTTACATGAAAGTAAGAGAAAGCATTTCAAATTTGTAGTGCTGACCAATTCTACTGATCCTCAGGATAAAATGCAGGCCCTGCAGTATGCTGATGTGATTGGTTTTGCAAGAAAGCCTTTGACGATCAATATGTTCAAAGACATCATGGAGATGTTTGCGGTTGGTAAGAGAATTGGCTAA